In Candidatus Omnitrophota bacterium, a single window of DNA contains:
- a CDS encoding biotin transporter BioY has product MSVSLVKEKVLYWAKLEVVKSQLLSKIIGIGVFIILTTLGAYIYLPLPFTPVPITLQTLFVLLSGAMLGPLEGFFSQLVYLVLGSLGFPVFSGARGGMLHLLGPTGGYLWGFLFSAWLVGKLIYGKKLNRFLLFFYFSLGIFVIYFFGLIQLKFFINKDLPTLISYGVLPFLLPDLLKVLVATWGYRFRRRN; this is encoded by the coding sequence ATGAGTGTGAGTTTAGTGAAGGAAAAAGTTTTGTACTGGGCAAAGTTAGAAGTCGTTAAATCTCAACTATTAAGCAAAATAATAGGAATCGGGGTTTTTATTATCTTGACTACCTTAGGAGCCTATATTTACCTTCCCCTTCCTTTTACTCCTGTTCCCATTACTTTACAGACTTTATTTGTATTGCTTTCGGGAGCAATGCTCGGACCGCTGGAGGGTTTTTTTAGTCAATTAGTTTATCTGGTTTTAGGGAGTTTGGGCTTTCCGGTTTTTTCCGGAGCTAGAGGGGGGATGTTACATCTCCTTGGTCCCACGGGTGGTTATCTCTGGGGGTTTCTTTTTTCTGCCTGGCTGGTAGGTAAGTTAATCTATGGTAAGAAATTAAATCGGTTTTTACTCTTTTTCTATTTCTCCCTGGGCATTTTCGTAATTTATTTTTTCGGCTTAATTCAGCTTAAGTTCTTTATAAATAAAGATCTACCCACGCTTATTTCTTATGGTGTCTTACCTTTTCTTTTACCTGACCTTTTGAAAGTTTTAGTAGCTACCTGGGGGTATCGGTTCCGCCGGAGAAATTAG